A genomic stretch from Rhineura floridana isolate rRhiFlo1 chromosome 18, rRhiFlo1.hap2, whole genome shotgun sequence includes:
- the LOC133372725 gene encoding cytochrome b-c1 complex subunit 10 codes for MFSKYLGPRYVQLLRSWVPTMATWTSVGAVGVVWMTDWRLILDYVPWINGKFKKDD; via the exons ATGTTTAGCAAGTACTTGGGCCCCCGTTACGTGCAGCTGTTGCGCAGCTG GGTGCCTACAATGGCAACGTGGACCTCTGTGGGTGCCGTGGGGGTGGTGTGGATGACAGACTGGAGGCTGATTCTCGATTACGTCCCTTGGATCAACGGCAAGTTTAAGAAAGATGACTGA
- the MBD3 gene encoding methyl-CpG-binding domain protein 3 isoform X2: MAKAPGGAGGQRGGGGPRCPLLGPSGKKFRSKPQLARYLGNSMDLSTFDFRTGKMLMSKVNKNRQRMRYDCSSQAKGKPDLNTALPVRQTASIFKQPVTKITNHPSNKVKSDPQKAVDQPRQLFWEKKLSGLNAFDIAEELVKTMDLPKGLQGVGPGCTDETLLSAIASALHTSTMPITGQLSAAVEKNPGVWLNTSQPLCKAFMVTDEDIRKQEELVQQVRKRLEEALMADMLAHVEEIARDGETPAENAGGDEEEEEEEEDLDHGPEVENV; the protein is encoded by the exons atggcCAAGGCGCCGGGGGGAGCTggggggcagagaggaggagggggcccGCGCTGCCCTCTCTTGGG CCCGAGTGGGAAGAAATTCCGAAGCAAGCCTCAGCTGGCCCGTTACCTGGGGAACTCCATGGACCTGAGCACGTTCGACTTCCGGACAGGGAAGATGCTTATGAGCAAAGTGAACAAGAACAGACAGCGGATGCGCTACGACTGTTCCAGCCAAGCCAAG GGCAAGCCTGACCTAAACACCGCACTCCCCGTCCGGCAGACAGCTTCGATCTTCAAGCAGCCGGTCACCAAGATCACCAATCACCCCAGCAATAAAGTGAAGAGCGACCCCCAGAAAGCAGTCGATCAGCCGCGCCAG CTCTTCTGGGAGAAGAAGCTAAGTGGCTTAAATGCCTTCGATATCGCAGAGGAGCTAGTGAAAACTATGGACCTTCCAAAAGGCTTGCAAG GTGTGGGTCCTGGGTGCACCGACGAGACTCTCCTTTCCGCCATCGCCAGTGCTCTCCACACCAGCACGATGCCCATTACCGGACAGCTTTCCGCCGCTGTGGAAAAGAATCCCGGAGTCTGGTTAAACACCTCTCAGCCCCTTTGCAAAGCCTTCATGGTGACAGATGAAGACATCAG GAAACAAGAGGAGCTTGTCCAGCAGGTGCGCAAAAGGCTGGAAGAAGCACTCATGGCTGACATGCTAGCTCACGTAGAGGAGATTGCGAGGGATGGCGAGACCCCTGCGGAGAATGCTGGGGgcgatgaagaggaggaggaggaggaggaggatttagATCATGGCCCGGAGGTGGAGAATGTATAG
- the MBD3 gene encoding methyl-CpG-binding domain protein 3 isoform X3, with protein sequence MDRKSPSGKKFRSKPQLARYLGNSMDLSTFDFRTGKMLMSKVNKNRQRMRYDCSSQAKGKPDLNTALPVRQTASIFKQPVTKITNHPSNKVKSDPQKAVDQPRQLFWEKKLSGLNAFDIAEELVKTMDLPKGLQGVGPGCTDETLLSAIASALHTSTMPITGQLSAAVEKNPGVWLNTSQPLCKAFMVTDEDIRKQEELVQQVRKRLEEALMADMLAHVEEIARDGETPAENAGGDEEEEEEEEDLDHGPEVENV encoded by the exons ATGGATCGGAAGAG CCCGAGTGGGAAGAAATTCCGAAGCAAGCCTCAGCTGGCCCGTTACCTGGGGAACTCCATGGACCTGAGCACGTTCGACTTCCGGACAGGGAAGATGCTTATGAGCAAAGTGAACAAGAACAGACAGCGGATGCGCTACGACTGTTCCAGCCAAGCCAAG GGCAAGCCTGACCTAAACACCGCACTCCCCGTCCGGCAGACAGCTTCGATCTTCAAGCAGCCGGTCACCAAGATCACCAATCACCCCAGCAATAAAGTGAAGAGCGACCCCCAGAAAGCAGTCGATCAGCCGCGCCAG CTCTTCTGGGAGAAGAAGCTAAGTGGCTTAAATGCCTTCGATATCGCAGAGGAGCTAGTGAAAACTATGGACCTTCCAAAAGGCTTGCAAG GTGTGGGTCCTGGGTGCACCGACGAGACTCTCCTTTCCGCCATCGCCAGTGCTCTCCACACCAGCACGATGCCCATTACCGGACAGCTTTCCGCCGCTGTGGAAAAGAATCCCGGAGTCTGGTTAAACACCTCTCAGCCCCTTTGCAAAGCCTTCATGGTGACAGATGAAGACATCAG GAAACAAGAGGAGCTTGTCCAGCAGGTGCGCAAAAGGCTGGAAGAAGCACTCATGGCTGACATGCTAGCTCACGTAGAGGAGATTGCGAGGGATGGCGAGACCCCTGCGGAGAATGCTGGGGgcgatgaagaggaggaggaggaggaggaggatttagATCATGGCCCGGAGGTGGAGAATGTATAG
- the MBD3 gene encoding methyl-CpG-binding domain protein 3 isoform X1, translating to MDRKRWECSALPQGWKREEVTRKSGLSAGKSDVYYYSPSGKKFRSKPQLARYLGNSMDLSTFDFRTGKMLMSKVNKNRQRMRYDCSSQAKGKPDLNTALPVRQTASIFKQPVTKITNHPSNKVKSDPQKAVDQPRQLFWEKKLSGLNAFDIAEELVKTMDLPKGLQGVGPGCTDETLLSAIASALHTSTMPITGQLSAAVEKNPGVWLNTSQPLCKAFMVTDEDIRKQEELVQQVRKRLEEALMADMLAHVEEIARDGETPAENAGGDEEEEEEEEDLDHGPEVENV from the exons ATGGATCGGAAGAGGTGGGAGTGCTCAGCCCTGCCGCAGGGATGGAAAAGGGAAGAAGTGACCAGAAAATCGGGACTCTCCGCTGGGAAGAGTGATGTCTATTATTATAG CCCGAGTGGGAAGAAATTCCGAAGCAAGCCTCAGCTGGCCCGTTACCTGGGGAACTCCATGGACCTGAGCACGTTCGACTTCCGGACAGGGAAGATGCTTATGAGCAAAGTGAACAAGAACAGACAGCGGATGCGCTACGACTGTTCCAGCCAAGCCAAG GGCAAGCCTGACCTAAACACCGCACTCCCCGTCCGGCAGACAGCTTCGATCTTCAAGCAGCCGGTCACCAAGATCACCAATCACCCCAGCAATAAAGTGAAGAGCGACCCCCAGAAAGCAGTCGATCAGCCGCGCCAG CTCTTCTGGGAGAAGAAGCTAAGTGGCTTAAATGCCTTCGATATCGCAGAGGAGCTAGTGAAAACTATGGACCTTCCAAAAGGCTTGCAAG GTGTGGGTCCTGGGTGCACCGACGAGACTCTCCTTTCCGCCATCGCCAGTGCTCTCCACACCAGCACGATGCCCATTACCGGACAGCTTTCCGCCGCTGTGGAAAAGAATCCCGGAGTCTGGTTAAACACCTCTCAGCCCCTTTGCAAAGCCTTCATGGTGACAGATGAAGACATCAG GAAACAAGAGGAGCTTGTCCAGCAGGTGCGCAAAAGGCTGGAAGAAGCACTCATGGCTGACATGCTAGCTCACGTAGAGGAGATTGCGAGGGATGGCGAGACCCCTGCGGAGAATGCTGGGGgcgatgaagaggaggaggaggaggaggaggatttagATCATGGCCCGGAGGTGGAGAATGTATAG